One Bacteriovorax sp. PP10 DNA window includes the following coding sequences:
- the miaB gene encoding tRNA (N6-isopentenyl adenosine(37)-C2)-methylthiotransferase MiaB, producing MATASGLGTRGEGPREIITIDPVTGEKMVTMGDLTFPPRKVWMKTFGCQMNYHDSDRIAAHLKDLNFTKTEELDEADMVLFNTCAVRDLSNNKFYSQLGEIKHAKKKKNGLVVGIGGCVAQTEGKELVKKYQHLDFAFGTDVIDTINDMVFRVYAGDSKFTINSWDRSENFSIETKVSADSPQAFVNIIKGCNKYCTYCIVPYTRGKERSRLMAEVVEDVRKLVKYQGIQEVTLLGQNVNSYGKENGETLAMLITELDKIDGLELIRYTTSHPYDVSDELIAVHGTSKKLSKHLHLPVQSGSATVLERMHREYTPEHYLGLLEKLRAAQPEIVLSTDIIAGFVNETEEEHQDTLDLLSKAQFDFIYSYTYSPRAKTRADKMEDLLPVDVKGARLRQIQAHQLDIQNKIHQTMIGKTYRMLVDSDGHMGGTKKWKGRTNCNRIVHFVPETIEQDYKWHWVDVKITSATALSCQGELVKDLGKTAPSLSQSLLQ from the coding sequence ATGGCAACAGCATCAGGTCTAGGTACTAGAGGCGAAGGTCCTCGCGAAATTATCACTATCGATCCAGTTACTGGCGAAAAAATGGTCACAATGGGGGACTTAACTTTCCCTCCACGCAAAGTTTGGATGAAAACTTTCGGATGCCAGATGAATTATCACGATTCAGATCGCATCGCTGCCCATCTTAAAGATTTAAACTTCACTAAAACGGAAGAACTAGACGAAGCGGACATGGTTTTATTCAATACATGTGCGGTTCGCGACCTTTCTAATAATAAGTTCTACTCACAATTAGGTGAGATTAAGCACGCAAAGAAGAAAAAGAATGGCCTGGTTGTCGGAATCGGCGGATGTGTGGCCCAAACGGAAGGAAAAGAACTGGTAAAAAAATATCAGCATCTGGACTTTGCTTTTGGAACTGACGTTATCGATACGATCAACGATATGGTCTTCCGTGTTTATGCCGGGGACTCAAAGTTCACGATCAATTCATGGGATCGCTCAGAAAACTTTTCGATCGAAACGAAAGTCTCTGCCGACTCTCCACAAGCATTCGTAAACATCATTAAAGGCTGTAATAAGTATTGTACGTACTGTATTGTCCCATACACACGCGGAAAAGAAAGAAGCCGTCTAATGGCCGAAGTAGTAGAGGACGTTAGAAAGCTGGTTAAGTACCAAGGCATTCAAGAGGTCACTCTTTTAGGTCAGAACGTAAACTCATACGGAAAAGAAAATGGAGAGACTCTTGCCATGCTTATTACTGAGCTGGACAAGATCGACGGCCTTGAACTGATCCGTTACACGACTTCTCATCCATACGATGTCTCTGATGAACTGATCGCGGTTCACGGAACGTCTAAAAAATTGTCAAAACACCTTCACCTTCCAGTTCAGTCAGGATCGGCAACGGTTCTAGAAAGAATGCACCGTGAATATACACCAGAGCACTACCTTGGACTTCTTGAAAAACTAAGAGCAGCTCAACCAGAGATCGTTTTATCGACAGATATTATTGCTGGTTTCGTAAACGAGACGGAAGAAGAGCACCAGGATACTTTGGATCTTCTATCAAAAGCTCAATTCGACTTCATTTACTCATACACTTATTCGCCAAGAGCTAAAACTCGCGCCGATAAAATGGAAGATCTACTTCCGGTTGATGTAAAAGGAGCGAGACTTCGCCAGATTCAGGCCCACCAATTAGATATCCAAAATAAAATTCACCAGACGATGATCGGAAAAACTTATCGCATGCTTGTGGATTCTGATGGCCACATGGGTGGTACAAAAAAATGGAAAGGGCGTACAAACTGTAACAGAATCGTCCACTTTGTTCCTGAAACCATCGAACAAGATTACAAATGGCATTGGGTTGACGTTAAAATCACGTCGGCAACTGCACTTTCTTGCCAAGGTGAGCTGGTGAAAGATCTTGGAAAGACAGCTCCTTCGTTATCTCAATCTTTACTTCAATAG
- the hpf gene encoding ribosome hibernation-promoting factor, HPF/YfiA family, translated as MKITTSFLHLEHTAALDEKVQEASMKLEKFFKDKGTIKWSCYVKNGQHFAEIYYHAPHCEYHAKAVSENMYHTIDMAVEKIEKQAFKKKDKFNKLHRENPDMIILDPDSAWQDHADDEDVA; from the coding sequence ATGAAAATTACGACATCTTTTTTACACCTAGAACACACAGCTGCACTTGATGAAAAAGTTCAGGAAGCTTCGATGAAATTAGAAAAGTTCTTTAAAGATAAAGGAACGATCAAGTGGTCTTGTTATGTAAAAAATGGTCAGCACTTTGCTGAAATTTACTATCATGCTCCTCATTGCGAATACCACGCAAAAGCAGTCTCGGAGAACATGTACCACACCATCGATATGGCCGTGGAAAAAATTGAAAAACAAGCTTTCAAGAAAAAAGATAAATTTAATAAACTTCACAGAGAGAATCCGGATATGATTATCCTAGATCCCGATTCAGCATGGCAGGACCACGCTGATGATGAGGATGTAGCTTAA
- the clpA gene encoding ATP-dependent Clp protease ATP-binding subunit ClpA yields MSIRASNLRLEIIINSAVIKANILRHEYLTLEIMFKAILEDQEVRNILESCQADLSAMEKELDTFIMDETNFSILSDETIEELSRKQFADAELRELARENGINYQPEISLGLQRVIQRAAIHVQSSGKKDIYGVNLLVAFFSESESFVSYLLEAHNVEKFDVVKLIAHGIDRPVNSETTGGINDAIRNEFGEMPEKKVSALEDYCTNLNEEVVRGKIDPIVGRESEIERVTQILSRRRKNNPLLVGEAGVGKTAIAEGLAYRIVQGEVPEILKNAIVFSLDLASLLAGTKYRGDFEQRLKNVMKELKAYNEEGKNEAILFIDEIHTIMGAGATSGGSMDASNLLKPALSSGELRCIGSTTYEEYRKFIEKDAAFNRRLQKVDVLEPSPDDTLKILLGLRSKFEEHHNVKYSNAIVKLIVDLATKHISDRKNPDKSIDVIDEVGAMIRILPEAKRHSNITKKDVETVIAMMAKIPKMSVATDERDKLRSLKSNLKLMIFGQDHAVDKVADAILLSRSGLGSDTKPMGSFLFTGPTGVGKTELAKQLARELGIHLERFDMSEYMEKHSVAKLIGAPPGYVGHDSGGQLTDVMKKHPHAVLLLDEIEKAHPDIFNILLQIMDHGTLTDSHGRATDFRNVVLIMTSNAGAKEMESGSIGLGKALGNQSFKRDSAIKSFFTPEFRNRLDAIVHFDKLSDTQVLKIVDKFLIQLETKLSEKNVELIVTPEARAHLAKVGFDPQMGARPLSRIIDHEIKKPLSHEILFGKLEKGGKVEVTVDEKDQKIVFNFID; encoded by the coding sequence ATGTCAATTAGAGCAAGCAATTTGAGACTCGAAATCATTATCAACTCAGCAGTGATTAAAGCGAATATTTTAAGGCATGAATACCTGACTCTGGAAATCATGTTCAAGGCGATTCTGGAAGACCAGGAAGTTCGAAATATTCTAGAGAGCTGCCAAGCTGATTTAAGTGCGATGGAAAAAGAACTCGACACTTTTATCATGGACGAAACTAACTTCAGCATCCTGTCGGATGAAACGATTGAGGAGCTTTCGCGCAAGCAGTTTGCCGATGCAGAGCTTCGTGAACTGGCCCGTGAAAACGGCATCAATTACCAACCGGAAATTTCCCTGGGACTTCAACGAGTCATTCAGCGTGCTGCCATCCATGTGCAGTCGTCAGGAAAAAAAGATATTTACGGTGTAAACCTGTTAGTCGCTTTTTTCAGTGAATCTGAAAGTTTTGTTAGCTACCTTCTGGAAGCTCACAACGTTGAAAAGTTTGATGTGGTCAAACTGATCGCTCATGGAATTGATCGTCCGGTGAACTCTGAAACAACAGGCGGAATTAACGACGCCATCAGAAATGAGTTCGGCGAGATGCCGGAGAAAAAGGTTAGTGCTTTAGAAGATTACTGCACGAACTTAAACGAAGAAGTAGTACGCGGTAAAATTGATCCGATTGTAGGACGAGAGTCTGAGATCGAACGCGTCACTCAAATCCTAAGCAGAAGAAGAAAAAATAATCCGCTACTGGTCGGTGAGGCCGGAGTAGGAAAGACTGCAATCGCTGAAGGACTTGCTTACAGAATTGTTCAAGGTGAAGTTCCAGAGATTTTAAAAAACGCGATTGTTTTTAGTTTAGATTTAGCAAGCCTTCTTGCCGGCACAAAATACCGCGGGGATTTTGAGCAAAGACTAAAAAACGTGATGAAGGAATTAAAAGCATATAATGAAGAAGGAAAAAATGAGGCCATCCTCTTTATAGATGAAATTCATACGATCATGGGCGCTGGTGCAACTAGCGGCGGATCAATGGATGCATCTAATCTATTGAAGCCTGCATTAAGTTCAGGAGAACTTCGCTGTATCGGAAGTACGACTTACGAAGAATATAGAAAGTTTATTGAAAAAGATGCGGCCTTCAATCGTCGTCTGCAAAAAGTAGATGTACTTGAACCAAGTCCGGATGACACATTAAAAATTCTTCTAGGTCTAAGATCTAAATTCGAAGAGCACCATAATGTTAAATACTCTAACGCTATTGTGAAGTTAATCGTCGATCTCGCTACTAAACATATCAGCGATAGAAAAAATCCAGATAAATCTATCGATGTTATTGACGAAGTCGGAGCAATGATTAGAATCCTCCCGGAAGCAAAAAGACATTCAAACATTACGAAGAAAGATGTTGAGACAGTTATTGCGATGATGGCAAAAATTCCTAAGATGTCGGTAGCTACAGATGAGCGCGATAAATTAAGAAGCTTAAAGAGCAACCTGAAACTTATGATCTTCGGACAAGACCATGCGGTAGATAAAGTAGCGGACGCTATTTTATTATCTCGTTCTGGTTTGGGTAGTGATACAAAACCGATGGGCTCATTCCTTTTCACGGGACCTACTGGAGTTGGGAAAACCGAACTCGCAAAACAGTTGGCGCGCGAACTTGGAATTCATTTAGAGCGCTTCGATATGTCGGAGTATATGGAAAAACATTCCGTGGCCAAACTAATTGGAGCTCCTCCAGGTTATGTTGGGCACGATAGTGGCGGACAACTGACAGATGTCATGAAAAAACATCCGCATGCTGTCTTACTTTTAGACGAAATTGAAAAAGCACACCCGGATATCTTCAATATTCTTTTACAGATCATGGATCATGGAACTTTAACGGACTCTCATGGCCGTGCGACTGACTTTAGAAACGTAGTTCTCATCATGACATCGAATGCTGGTGCAAAAGAGATGGAGTCTGGTTCAATTGGACTAGGAAAAGCTCTTGGCAATCAATCATTCAAACGCGATTCAGCGATTAAAAGCTTTTTCACACCAGAATTTCGAAACAGATTGGATGCGATCGTTCACTTTGACAAATTAAGTGACACTCAAGTGCTAAAAATTGTCGATAAATTCCTCATCCAACTTGAAACGAAGCTTTCAGAAAAGAATGTTGAGCTAATTGTGACACCTGAAGCGCGTGCACATCTTGCAAAAGTTGGTTTCGATCCACAAATGGGCGCAAGACCTCTGTCGAGAATCATCGATCATGAGATCAAGAAGCCACTTTCTCATGAAATTCTTTTCGGAAAATTAGAAAAAGGTGGAAAAGTTGAAGTCACAGTTGATGAAAAAGACCAAAAAATCGTCTTTAACTTCATCGATTAG
- the rpoN gene encoding RNA polymerase factor sigma-54 — protein sequence MAIKISQGLKQSQNLAMTPQLQQAIKLLTLTHLEMTNVIAEEMVENPMLEEAGVDTDVDSPTENDGEVREATSDDFSEAPLMKDKDDFDWDSYADSFNSNSSTSPNMAGGDSDEMPSYENIVSKGMTLAEHLEWQLKMETLSDDQWKLAQLIIGNINDDGYLDVNFEELIAESGIDRDEAFDILEIVQRLDPVGCGASNLQECLLAQARIAEERSPLLEKLIRDHLEDLQSKNFDKISKALSVSIDQVKQTSLLLQNFHPKPGRLVATPDTHYILPDIYVVEAGGEFVVQVNDEGIPRLKISKLYQEMIKKGAGHKTDEASEFVKDKLRAAEWLIKSIQNRQKTIEKVSKAIVAKQQEFFKKGPKHLKPMVLKDVANEIGMHESTVSRVTTNKYMHTPLGTFELKYFFNTGIGGKDGGVDIASEVLKLKIKAIFDGENPTKPLSDQKVVEILARENLTVARRTVTKYREMLGVAPSSKRKEKN from the coding sequence ATGGCCATCAAAATTTCTCAAGGCCTAAAACAGTCTCAGAATCTTGCGATGACACCGCAACTGCAACAGGCCATCAAACTCCTGACGCTGACACATTTGGAAATGACCAATGTGATTGCTGAAGAAATGGTAGAAAATCCGATGCTTGAAGAAGCAGGCGTGGACACCGATGTTGATTCACCAACTGAAAATGATGGTGAAGTTAGAGAAGCTACTTCTGATGATTTTTCAGAAGCGCCTTTAATGAAAGACAAAGATGATTTCGACTGGGATTCATACGCCGATTCATTTAATTCAAATTCATCTACATCACCAAATATGGCCGGTGGCGACTCTGACGAAATGCCGAGCTACGAAAATATTGTTTCGAAAGGAATGACTTTAGCTGAACATCTAGAGTGGCAGTTAAAGATGGAAACACTGAGTGATGATCAGTGGAAACTCGCTCAATTAATTATTGGTAACATTAACGACGACGGATACCTGGACGTCAATTTTGAAGAATTGATTGCTGAAAGTGGAATTGACCGCGATGAAGCTTTCGATATTTTAGAAATCGTTCAAAGACTAGATCCAGTTGGTTGTGGTGCAAGTAATCTTCAAGAATGTCTTCTTGCTCAAGCGAGAATTGCTGAAGAGAGATCACCATTATTAGAAAAATTAATCCGCGATCACCTTGAAGATTTACAGAGTAAAAACTTTGATAAAATTTCAAAAGCACTTTCAGTATCCATTGATCAGGTTAAGCAAACTTCATTATTATTGCAAAACTTTCACCCGAAACCAGGGCGTTTAGTAGCCACTCCAGACACTCATTATATCCTTCCGGATATCTATGTTGTTGAAGCTGGTGGAGAGTTCGTTGTTCAAGTAAACGACGAAGGGATTCCAAGACTTAAGATTTCAAAGCTTTACCAGGAAATGATTAAAAAAGGTGCCGGACATAAAACAGACGAAGCTTCAGAGTTCGTTAAAGATAAACTCCGTGCTGCCGAATGGTTGATTAAGTCTATTCAAAACAGACAAAAAACTATTGAAAAGGTTTCGAAAGCGATCGTGGCAAAACAGCAGGAATTTTTCAAGAAAGGCCCAAAACATTTAAAGCCAATGGTTTTAAAAGATGTTGCCAATGAAATTGGAATGCACGAATCGACTGTATCGAGAGTCACAACAAATAAGTATATGCACACCCCATTGGGGACGTTTGAATTAAAGTACTTTTTTAACACCGGGATTGGAGGTAAAGACGGTGGAGTAGACATTGCGAGCGAGGTTTTAAAGTTAAAAATTAAGGCGATCTTCGACGGAGAAAATCCAACGAAGCCACTCTCAGACCAAAAGGTTGTGGAGATTTTGGCGAGAGAGAACCTGACAGTAGCAAGAAGAACAGTGACGAAGTATCGTGAGATGTTAGGTGTTGCACCTTCATCGAAGCGAAAAGAAAAGAACTAG
- a CDS encoding ATP-grasp domain-containing protein, producing the protein MKHILFIDPIEKLNPKKDSTLMLATTMKEQGIEVYLLFEKDFYVSNKAKSILKLYNFESHFYEDGAYLKSFELKESVSLELHKNDMIHMRIDPPFDTRYLRYLWMLRYYTLQGIKVVNSPDGILRFNEKLHAYTQKSSLESYVGSSVDGFMQFVEIMKKDHQELILKPLDMYQGFGVEKVSINDANLAFRFEEKVKENNGAIVAQPFCADVVNGEIRSLYFKGKELGSILKVPKKGEFLANIAQGAAFHAIELTPAMKKECDDICAELMAEGVDWVAFDIMGNHVSEINITCPGLLVEVSFAHKKNFGLDIIKAL; encoded by the coding sequence ATGAAACACATTCTCTTTATCGATCCCATTGAAAAACTAAATCCAAAAAAAGACAGTACTCTAATGCTTGCTACGACAATGAAAGAGCAGGGAATTGAAGTTTATCTTCTTTTTGAAAAAGACTTTTATGTTTCAAATAAAGCAAAGAGCATCCTGAAGCTTTATAATTTTGAGTCGCACTTCTATGAAGATGGCGCTTATTTAAAGTCATTCGAGCTAAAAGAGTCGGTGAGTTTAGAACTACACAAAAATGATATGATTCACATGAGGATTGATCCTCCTTTCGATACTAGATACCTTCGTTACCTTTGGATGCTTCGTTATTACACGCTTCAAGGGATTAAAGTTGTGAACTCACCAGATGGGATTTTACGATTTAACGAAAAACTTCACGCTTATACTCAGAAATCTTCACTTGAATCTTACGTTGGAAGCAGCGTGGACGGATTCATGCAGTTTGTGGAGATCATGAAGAAGGATCATCAGGAACTTATTCTAAAACCGCTGGATATGTATCAAGGTTTTGGAGTTGAGAAAGTTTCGATCAATGATGCTAATTTAGCTTTTAGATTTGAAGAAAAAGTAAAAGAGAATAATGGAGCTATCGTAGCGCAGCCGTTTTGTGCTGATGTTGTGAATGGTGAGATTAGATCGCTTTATTTTAAAGGAAAAGAGCTGGGATCGATTTTAAAAGTTCCGAAGAAAGGGGAGTTCCTGGCGAATATTGCTCAAGGGGCGGCCTTTCATGCGATTGAGTTAACTCCAGCGATGAAGAAAGAGTGTGATGATATTTGTGCTGAGCTGATGGCCGAAGGTGTGGACTGGGTTGCTTTTGATATTATGGGGAACCATGTGTCGGAGATCAATATTACTTGTCCGGGGTTGTTGGTTGAAGTGAGTTTTGCGCATAAGAAGAATTTTGGGTTGGATATTATCAAGGCGCTTTAG
- a CDS encoding aminopeptidase, whose translation MGILKKVLKLTILVTLLLTFGVSCAKFNYLYEQGMGQMALLSTGKDNKDVLKNVRVSKTQKEKIKKIEELKKYFYRYWEKKETRIYSQTTMLKQRAVTYLVIVSPHQEIKAMDNCFPLMGCFPYLGFFNLNSAKQFAKEQEVEDMVTWIRPVYAYSTLGYFTDTILSSFFEYDDYELSELIFHELFHTIFFVKNQVDLNENLAMYFSEHMLEQYYISINQTEYMKFEQKKDADNKQIKTLVVHLASELQNLYKSLLPKTKEESDAILNEFLEDRFKVEVMKKCQALDIQPKDCFPLERKWNNASFAAFLTYEKKSNDLASLQKKLGLDLKGYYNWIAKKYDDFLEQDEEKDFEVFLFK comes from the coding sequence ATGGGTATTTTAAAAAAAGTATTAAAACTTACTATTCTTGTGACTCTACTTCTGACCTTTGGGGTGAGTTGCGCTAAATTTAATTATCTCTACGAGCAGGGAATGGGGCAGATGGCGCTGCTTTCGACCGGAAAAGATAATAAAGATGTCCTAAAAAACGTCCGAGTGTCAAAAACTCAGAAAGAAAAAATCAAAAAGATCGAAGAACTCAAAAAATACTTCTATAGATACTGGGAAAAGAAAGAAACCAGGATTTATTCTCAGACAACAATGCTCAAGCAGAGGGCCGTTACCTATCTTGTCATTGTTTCGCCTCATCAAGAAATTAAAGCAATGGATAATTGCTTTCCACTCATGGGATGTTTTCCTTATTTAGGATTTTTTAATTTAAATTCGGCCAAACAATTTGCTAAAGAGCAAGAAGTTGAAGATATGGTGACCTGGATTCGCCCGGTTTATGCTTATTCAACATTAGGCTATTTTACTGACACCATTCTTTCTTCGTTTTTTGAATATGATGATTACGAATTATCAGAGCTTATTTTTCATGAACTCTTCCATACGATCTTTTTTGTGAAGAATCAGGTCGATCTAAATGAAAACTTAGCAATGTATTTTTCAGAGCACATGCTGGAGCAGTATTACATTTCTATTAATCAAACAGAGTATATGAAGTTTGAGCAGAAAAAAGATGCGGACAATAAACAGATCAAAACTTTAGTGGTTCATTTAGCTAGCGAATTACAGAATCTATATAAGAGCCTTCTGCCAAAAACCAAAGAAGAATCAGATGCTATTTTAAATGAGTTTCTAGAAGACAGATTTAAAGTTGAGGTTATGAAAAAGTGCCAAGCACTGGATATACAGCCTAAAGATTGTTTCCCTCTTGAACGTAAATGGAATAACGCAAGTTTCGCTGCCTTTTTAACCTATGAGAAGAAGTCTAATGACCTGGCAAGTCTTCAAAAAAAGCTTGGGCTTGATTTAAAAGGCTACTATAATTGGATTGCTAAGAAGTACGATGATTTCCTCGAGCAAGATGAGGAAAAAGACTTCGAGGTGTTCCTCTTTAAATAG
- the clpS gene encoding ATP-dependent Clp protease adapter ClpS, with the protein MTEKNHQHEEEGGTATITKKKVQLPKKYKVLLHNDDYTTMEFVIYVLQAVFHKPLNEAERIMIDVHRNGIGVCGVYTHEIAESKAKKVEHMARENSHPLLCTYEPE; encoded by the coding sequence ATGACAGAAAAAAATCACCAACATGAAGAAGAGGGTGGAACCGCCACCATTACTAAAAAGAAAGTACAGCTTCCAAAAAAATATAAAGTACTACTTCACAACGACGACTACACGACGATGGAATTTGTTATTTATGTTCTTCAAGCTGTCTTTCACAAACCATTAAATGAAGCCGAAAGAATTATGATCGACGTTCACAGAAACGGGATTGGGGTCTGTGGAGTTTATACACATGAGATCGCAGAGAGTAAGGCGAAAAAAGTAGAACATATGGCGCGTGAGAATTCGCATCCGCTTCTTTGCACATACGAACCTGAATAG
- the lptB gene encoding LPS export ABC transporter ATP-binding protein, whose product MKLEGFDLKKTYGGRTVVKGVSLDVSQGEIVGLLGPNGAGKTTTFYMMVGLVKADEGRIQMSDKDVTKEPIHIRALNGIGYLPQEASVFRDLSIEENIMAVLENRSMSRRERKDVMESLIQDFKLNHVRNSKGSALSGGERRRVEIARCLALEPKFVLLDEPFAGVDPLAVADIQQLIQGLKKRNIGVLITDHNVRETLGIVDRAYIMNSGELLVSGTPNELINDERARKFYLGEEFRM is encoded by the coding sequence TTGAAACTTGAAGGCTTTGATTTAAAGAAAACTTACGGCGGAAGGACAGTTGTTAAAGGCGTAAGTCTGGATGTCTCTCAAGGTGAAATTGTAGGGCTGTTAGGTCCAAACGGAGCGGGTAAAACCACAACGTTTTATATGATGGTAGGTTTAGTGAAGGCAGACGAAGGTCGAATTCAAATGAGCGATAAAGATGTGACGAAAGAACCCATCCATATCCGCGCATTAAATGGAATCGGTTATCTTCCACAGGAAGCTTCGGTGTTTCGTGATTTATCGATTGAAGAAAATATTATGGCCGTGCTGGAAAATAGATCGATGTCCAGACGTGAAAGAAAAGATGTAATGGAATCACTGATTCAAGATTTTAAATTGAATCACGTGAGAAACTCGAAAGGTTCTGCACTTTCGGGTGGTGAGAGAAGAAGAGTTGAGATCGCGAGATGTCTAGCTCTTGAACCAAAGTTCGTTCTTCTTGATGAGCCATTTGCAGGAGTTGACCCTCTTGCAGTTGCAGATATTCAACAACTGATTCAGGGGTTGAAAAAAAGGAATATTGGAGTTTTAATCACAGATCATAACGTTCGCGAGACATTAGGAATTGTCGACCGAGCTTATATTATGAATAGTGGTGAATTATTAGTAAGTGGTACACCAAACGAATTAATTAACGACGAAAGAGCAAGGAAGTTCTATTTAGGAGAAGAATTCAGGATGTAA
- a CDS encoding bifunctional metallophosphatase/5'-nucleotidase, with product MKKITFILALFITFSPAIKAQNLIPFTVFHSNDLHSHLDGVKVPSGESFEKRGGFARLTTAISEIRKQKKDEIVIGVDAGDFFSGTIFSAIALSKEKDFPEYQFFVENKYDLLTLGNHEFDPMNDGLELILKKASENPNQIPLIASNLYVNHDSPLRKYIGENALIRPYMIKDFKSPKGSIKVGFLGVLGPDGCLVSRSTRGDVHFIGFDDQKSKEHLGDLADHLNKTIYDMRSRFKVDVVILSMHGGGKEAYDLAGKLKGLDILVAGHTHKQEFAIAHGVVVNQTGSYGENLGFLEFNFDTKSRKITMKDPEANHVITITDKIAENMSWKKRIDSWRTKSFLLMDEKTSPTEVVFTPKKSYIRSSVIPNPMGELITSSIFDELNSTIPATEDKIDVYLTSMGLVRTSFYKNTPYTRAEIFEAVAIGYDKTKHPGIEVVSFYLSPKEVKTVLGFMEIYRFISTSFSPAIAPNLSFKIRKWGIPFINRIYDLKLGGIPLSDVNRPIKIATNRYVVDNIETVKKITHGWIDLSPKTKAGEPVVLYPVHPKEYQLLIEHFKKNPNKY from the coding sequence ATGAAAAAAATCACCTTTATACTTGCTCTATTTATCACTTTTTCTCCCGCTATTAAGGCACAAAACCTTATCCCCTTTACTGTTTTTCATAGCAATGACCTGCACTCTCATCTTGATGGAGTCAAAGTTCCTTCTGGTGAAAGCTTTGAAAAACGCGGTGGATTTGCCAGGTTAACCACAGCTATTTCTGAAATCAGAAAACAGAAAAAAGATGAGATTGTGATCGGTGTTGATGCCGGGGATTTTTTCTCTGGAACGATTTTTTCTGCCATCGCTTTATCCAAGGAAAAAGATTTCCCGGAGTATCAGTTTTTCGTAGAGAATAAGTACGATCTTCTGACTTTAGGAAATCATGAATTTGATCCTATGAATGACGGGCTGGAACTCATCCTAAAAAAGGCCAGTGAAAATCCAAATCAAATTCCACTTATTGCCAGTAACCTCTATGTAAACCACGATTCTCCACTCCGAAAATACATAGGAGAGAATGCACTTATTCGCCCTTATATGATCAAAGATTTTAAGAGTCCAAAAGGTTCAATAAAAGTAGGATTTTTAGGAGTGCTGGGGCCCGATGGATGTCTGGTTAGTAGATCAACCAGAGGTGACGTGCATTTTATCGGTTTTGACGATCAAAAATCTAAAGAACACTTAGGCGATTTAGCAGATCATTTAAACAAAACCATCTACGATATGCGCTCGCGTTTTAAAGTTGATGTCGTGATTCTCTCTATGCACGGTGGTGGAAAAGAAGCTTACGATTTAGCTGGGAAACTTAAAGGATTAGATATTTTAGTTGCCGGCCATACTCACAAACAGGAGTTCGCCATCGCTCACGGAGTTGTAGTTAATCAGACCGGATCTTACGGGGAGAATTTGGGGTTTTTAGAGTTCAATTTTGATACAAAATCTAGAAAGATTACGATGAAAGATCCCGAGGCCAATCACGTGATTACTATCACTGATAAAATCGCTGAAAATATGAGCTGGAAAAAACGTATTGATAGCTGGAGAACGAAGTCTTTTCTTTTAATGGATGAAAAAACAAGTCCAACTGAAGTCGTATTCACACCTAAAAAAAGTTATATCAGATCAAGTGTTATTCCCAATCCGATGGGAGAGTTGATCACTTCGTCTATCTTTGATGAACTTAATTCAACCATCCCTGCAACAGAAGATAAGATCGATGTTTATCTAACTTCAATGGGTCTTGTGCGCACTTCCTTTTATAAAAATACTCCTTATACCAGAGCAGAGATTTTTGAAGCTGTGGCCATAGGTTATGACAAAACCAAACACCCTGGAATCGAAGTTGTCTCGTTTTATCTCTCACCGAAAGAAGTGAAAACTGTGCTTGGTTTTATGGAGATCTACCGCTTCATTTCAACCTCATTTTCCCCTGCTATTGCACCTAATTTAAGCTTTAAAATTAGAAAGTGGGGAATCCCATTCATCAATAGAATTTACGATCTAAAGCTCGGGGGCATTCCTCTATCAGACGTGAATCGTCCGATCAAAATTGCGACAAATAGATATGTGGTGGATAACATCGAAACAGTGAAAAAAATCACTCACGGATGGATAGATTTGAGCCCTAAAACAAAAGCGGGTGAACCAGTGGTGTTGTACCCGGTTCACCCGAAAGAATATCAATTATTGATTGAACACTTTAAGAAAAATCCTAATAAGTATTAA